The following proteins come from a genomic window of Terribacillus aidingensis:
- the sigF gene encoding RNA polymerase sporulation sigma factor SigF — protein sequence MDVYLKQQKAKEQLTDKQVKTYIQLSQNGDKEARDILVERNVRLVWSVVQRFINRGYDPDDLFQIGCIGLIKSIDKFDLSYDVRFSTYAVPMIIGEIQRFIRDDGSLKVSRSLKETANKVRKKKEEMTKTLNRVPTIQEIAKELELEPEDIIHAEEAAKLPHSIHETVFENDGDPITLLDQIAEQDDNWFDKLALQEAIQSLGERERLIVYLRFYKDQTQSEVSERLGISQVQVSRLEKKILAAIKEQLEK from the coding sequence ATGGATGTATATTTAAAACAGCAGAAGGCAAAAGAGCAATTGACCGATAAGCAAGTAAAAACATACATCCAGTTAAGTCAGAATGGTGATAAAGAAGCAAGGGACATCCTTGTTGAAAGAAATGTTCGGCTCGTCTGGTCTGTCGTCCAGCGTTTTATAAATCGCGGCTATGATCCGGATGATTTGTTCCAGATCGGCTGTATCGGATTAATCAAATCGATTGATAAATTTGATTTGTCATATGACGTTCGATTTTCGACATATGCGGTTCCGATGATTATCGGTGAGATTCAGCGCTTCATTCGAGACGATGGCAGTCTGAAGGTTAGCCGTTCGCTGAAAGAAACAGCTAATAAAGTAAGAAAGAAAAAAGAAGAAATGACAAAAACACTCAATCGAGTACCGACCATCCAGGAAATTGCCAAGGAACTGGAGTTGGAGCCGGAGGATATCATCCATGCGGAAGAGGCTGCAAAGCTGCCTCATTCAATTCATGAGACTGTTTTCGAAAATGATGGAGATCCAATCACCTTATTGGATCAGATTGCCGAACAAGATGATAACTGGTTCGATAAGCTTGCCTTGCAAGAAGCGATACAATCACTTGGTGAAAGAGAGCGTCTTATCGTATATTTGCGATTTTACAAAGATCAGACGCAATCGGAAGTATCCGAACGGCTTGGAATTTCCCAAGTCCAGGTTTCCCGGCTTGAAAAGAAAATATTGGCTGCCATCAAAGAGCAGCTGGAGAAGTAG
- the spoIIAB gene encoding anti-sigma F factor, with product MNTNMMRFSFSSQSRNEAFARVTVASFVSQLDPTMDELTEIKTVVSEAVTNSIIHGYNSDPDQMITIICTLSDDEVELIIQDEGVGIPDVDEAMEPLYTSKPDLERSGMGFTIMENFMDHVYVHSTEGEGTTVTMNKQFNRSKAMSQ from the coding sequence ATGAACACGAATATGATGCGGTTCTCTTTTTCAAGTCAAAGCAGGAACGAAGCTTTTGCCCGTGTAACAGTTGCATCCTTCGTATCTCAGCTGGACCCGACAATGGACGAGCTTACCGAAATCAAAACAGTCGTATCTGAAGCTGTAACTAATTCCATCATCCATGGCTATAATTCAGATCCAGATCAGATGATTACAATAATTTGTACATTATCTGATGATGAAGTGGAATTGATTATCCAGGATGAAGGCGTCGGTATTCCGGATGTCGATGAAGCAATGGAACCCCTTTACACATCAAAGCCAGATCTGGAACGCTCCGGTATGGGTTTTACCATCATGGAAAATTTCATGGATCATGTGTATGTGCATTCTACTGAAGGTGAAGGCACAACAGTAACGATGAATAAGCAGTTCAATCGAAGCAAAGCCATGAGTCAGTAG
- the spoIIAA gene encoding anti-sigma F factor antagonist, giving the protein MGLTVDYELKESILLARLNGELDHHTASELKESWQLALQQPGIKHMVLNLESLSFMDSSGLGVILGRYKELKAEGREMVVCSLTPAVDRLFQLSGLFKIIRFEENERYALETFGVVLS; this is encoded by the coding sequence ATGGGGTTGACAGTTGATTATGAATTGAAGGAATCCATCTTGCTGGCACGTCTAAACGGGGAGCTCGATCATCACACTGCGAGCGAATTAAAGGAAAGCTGGCAGCTTGCCCTGCAGCAGCCTGGAATCAAGCATATGGTCCTGAATTTGGAATCTCTTTCATTTATGGATAGCTCGGGTCTAGGTGTTATTCTCGGCAGATATAAAGAATTGAAAGCAGAAGGAAGGGAAATGGTCGTCTGCAGTCTGACACCGGCTGTAGACAGACTGTTTCAGCTATCCGGGCTATTCAAGATTATCCGATTTGAAGAAAATGAGCGCTATGCGCTGGAAACTTTCGGGGTGGTATTATCATGA
- a CDS encoding D-alanyl-D-alanine carboxypeptidase family protein, which translates to MKKMSLVSLLIAFVISLMALPPQTFAAKQEEKTAKSSILIERDTGRVLAGENMEEQLPPASMTKIMTMLLIMEEIEAGKLRYDEKVRASEYAASMGGSQIFLEPGEEMTVKDLLKGVAVASGNDASVALAEKIAGTEDGFVQKMNEKARELGLTHTKFQNATGLPAEDHYSTAKDMALMARALLGHEEITEFTSIYEDYLRKDSDDPFWLVNTNKLVKFYPGVDGLKTGFTREARYCLTATAKKDGMRVIAVVMGAETPKQRNNEVSQLLDYGFNQYTVKQLYKQDQTVAKLDMLKARDKDVPVVTAAPVSLLVKKGENLGELSTKIVYKPELSLPLKAGEQVGVLEVKADGKRISSTPLIMKEDVPKASYWLLIKRSFDDVVKFR; encoded by the coding sequence ATGAAAAAAATGAGTCTAGTAAGTTTGCTGATCGCGTTCGTTATCAGTCTTATGGCGTTGCCGCCACAGACTTTCGCTGCAAAACAAGAGGAGAAGACAGCTAAATCATCAATCTTGATTGAACGAGATACCGGTCGTGTCCTGGCTGGTGAGAATATGGAGGAACAACTCCCTCCTGCCAGTATGACGAAGATCATGACGATGCTTTTGATTATGGAAGAAATCGAAGCTGGCAAGCTTCGATATGATGAAAAAGTCAGAGCGAGTGAGTACGCAGCGAGCATGGGCGGCTCACAAATTTTCCTTGAACCTGGAGAAGAAATGACAGTGAAGGATCTCTTAAAAGGTGTAGCTGTTGCATCAGGTAACGATGCAAGTGTGGCATTGGCGGAGAAGATTGCAGGTACCGAGGATGGATTCGTCCAAAAAATGAACGAGAAGGCAAGAGAACTCGGACTGACTCATACGAAGTTCCAAAATGCTACCGGTCTTCCTGCAGAAGATCACTATTCGACAGCTAAGGATATGGCATTGATGGCCAGAGCATTGCTTGGACATGAAGAAATCACTGAATTCACAAGTATTTATGAAGATTATCTGCGCAAGGATTCTGACGATCCATTCTGGCTCGTCAATACGAACAAGCTCGTGAAATTCTATCCTGGAGTCGACGGCTTGAAAACCGGCTTCACGAGAGAAGCAAGATATTGTCTAACCGCAACTGCAAAGAAGGATGGGATGAGGGTGATCGCGGTCGTAATGGGTGCCGAGACTCCAAAACAGCGTAATAATGAAGTGTCTCAGCTGCTCGATTATGGCTTTAACCAATACACAGTAAAGCAGCTTTACAAACAGGATCAGACTGTGGCCAAGCTTGATATGCTGAAGGCTCGCGATAAGGACGTTCCAGTTGTAACAGCTGCACCTGTATCGCTGCTTGTCAAAAAAGGAGAAAATCTTGGAGAATTGTCGACGAAAATCGTATATAAACCAGAGCTCTCCCTTCCTCTGAAAGCAGGGGAACAAGTAGGTGTGCTGGAAGTAAAGGCTGATGGAAAACGTATTTCTTCAACGCCTCTTATCATGAAAGAAGACGTACCAAAGGCGAGCTATTGGCTGCTGATCAAACGCAGCTTTGATGATGTGGTGAAATTCCGCTGA
- a CDS encoding pyrimidine-nucleoside phosphorylase: MRMVDLITKKRDGGTLSKEEVAFFVHGYTKGDIPDYQASAFLMTVYFNGMTEEETAWLTEEMANSGETFDLSSIEGKKVDKHSTGGVGDKITLITGPLVASIGIPVAKMSGRGLGHTGGTLDKLESFEGFSIDLSREQFMGLVNENKLAVAGQTGNLAPADKKLYALRDVTGTVNAIPLIASSIMSKKLASGAEAIVLDVKTGSGAFMKSLDDSKKLAETMVKIGKNLGRQTVAVITDMNQPLGFEVGNSNEVKEAIQVLSGEKITDLREISVELAAHMALLANKFSSYEEARTHLEACLDNGTALAAFRTFIGAQGGDTALVDNPELLPQADHHIEVKAPAAGFVHSIDAEGIGTAAMYLGAGRATKDDDIDHAVGITLKKKQGDAVEQGETIAILHARDAQAADSVSKVLASYTINAAQPEKMELIYDVIS; this comes from the coding sequence ATGAGAATGGTTGATTTAATTACAAAGAAAAGAGACGGCGGCACGCTCTCCAAAGAAGAGGTAGCCTTTTTCGTCCATGGTTATACAAAAGGAGACATTCCTGACTATCAGGCCTCTGCCTTCTTGATGACTGTCTATTTTAATGGCATGACAGAAGAAGAAACAGCTTGGCTGACAGAAGAGATGGCCAATTCCGGTGAAACATTTGACCTTAGCAGCATCGAAGGTAAAAAGGTCGATAAACATAGCACAGGCGGTGTAGGAGACAAAATCACCTTGATTACTGGGCCGCTAGTCGCTAGCATCGGAATTCCAGTTGCGAAAATGTCAGGCCGCGGTTTGGGTCACACTGGCGGGACATTAGATAAACTTGAATCCTTCGAAGGCTTCTCAATTGATTTGAGCCGCGAGCAATTCATGGGATTGGTGAATGAAAACAAACTTGCGGTTGCGGGTCAGACGGGCAACTTGGCACCCGCTGATAAAAAGCTATATGCGCTGCGTGATGTTACAGGCACGGTTAACGCGATTCCGCTAATCGCTAGTTCCATCATGAGCAAAAAGCTGGCATCTGGTGCGGAAGCGATCGTCCTGGACGTGAAAACAGGATCTGGTGCTTTCATGAAATCATTGGATGACTCCAAAAAATTGGCGGAAACAATGGTTAAAATCGGGAAGAACCTCGGTCGACAGACTGTAGCAGTCATTACGGATATGAACCAGCCGCTCGGTTTTGAGGTCGGAAACAGCAACGAAGTAAAAGAAGCAATCCAAGTATTAAGCGGCGAGAAGATAACAGATCTACGTGAAATTTCCGTTGAATTGGCAGCTCATATGGCGCTTTTGGCTAATAAGTTCTCAAGCTACGAGGAAGCACGTACGCATCTGGAAGCCTGCTTGGATAACGGAACTGCACTAGCAGCTTTCCGTACGTTCATTGGGGCTCAGGGCGGCGATACAGCGCTTGTCGATAATCCGGAGCTTCTCCCTCAGGCGGATCATCATATTGAGGTCAAAGCACCTGCTGCTGGCTTCGTTCACAGTATCGATGCTGAAGGAATCGGAACCGCAGCGATGTACCTAGGGGCTGGCCGTGCAACAAAAGACGATGACATCGATCACGCAGTTGGTATCACCCTGAAGAAAAAGCAAGGAGATGCTGTTGAGCAAGGCGAAACGATAGCAATCCTGCATGCACGTGATGCACAAGCTGCTGATTCTGTAAGTAAAGTCTTGGCTTCATATACAATCAATGCAGCGCAGCCAGAAAAAATGGAACTGATTTACGACGTCATTTCCTAA
- a CDS encoding purine-nucleoside phosphorylase produces MQAEAIKQAADYIKEKLTATPKIGLILGSGLGVLADEITETTVVPYGDIPGFPVSTVSGHKGQLVIGKLEGQDVIAMQGRFHFYEGYPMELVTLPVRVMKALGVQALIVTNAAGGINESFEPGDLMLITDHINNMGTNPLIGPNDEELGARFPDMSSVYSKELLGYAREVAAKIGLGVKEGVYVGNTGPSYETGAEVRMLRVWGGDAVGMSTVPEVIVASHAKMEVLGISCISNMAAGILDQPLTHDEVMETTSQVREDFLRFVKEIVKQLPIK; encoded by the coding sequence ATGCAGGCAGAAGCAATCAAACAGGCAGCAGATTATATTAAAGAGAAATTGACTGCCACACCTAAGATAGGTCTCATTCTTGGATCAGGGCTTGGAGTACTGGCTGATGAAATCACAGAAACGACGGTCGTACCTTATGGTGATATTCCAGGGTTCCCAGTATCGACGGTCAGCGGACATAAAGGACAGCTTGTCATTGGCAAGCTGGAAGGGCAGGATGTAATTGCTATGCAAGGCCGCTTCCACTTCTATGAAGGGTATCCGATGGAGCTAGTAACTTTACCTGTCCGTGTGATGAAGGCTCTTGGTGTACAAGCATTGATTGTCACCAATGCAGCCGGCGGAATCAACGAAAGCTTCGAGCCGGGCGATTTGATGCTGATCACGGATCATATCAACAATATGGGAACAAATCCGCTTATTGGACCAAACGACGAAGAGCTTGGAGCCCGTTTCCCGGATATGTCTTCTGTCTACAGCAAAGAGCTACTTGGCTATGCGCGTGAAGTAGCTGCTAAAATCGGTCTTGGAGTGAAGGAAGGCGTTTATGTCGGCAACACAGGTCCTTCTTATGAAACAGGTGCCGAAGTGCGGATGCTCCGTGTTTGGGGCGGGGACGCTGTGGGTATGTCTACGGTTCCGGAAGTTATTGTTGCAAGTCATGCAAAAATGGAAGTCTTGGGTATCTCCTGTATCTCCAATATGGCAGCTGGTATCTTAGATCAACCGCTTACACATGATGAAGTAATGGAGACAACGAGTCAAGTAAGGGAAGATTTTCTTCGTTTCGTAAAAGAAATTGTCAAGCAGCTTCCAATAAAATAA
- the deoB gene encoding phosphopentomutase, with product MDFKRVFLIVMDSVGIGEAPDAEAFGDKGADTLGHIASHRGGLQMPNMAALGLGNIREVEGIQAAKQPKAFYTKMQEASNGKDTMTGHWEIMGLRIDQPFRTFPDGFPDALLDELKQRTGRGIIGNKPASGTEILDELGEQHMETGDMIVYTSADSVLQIAAHEDIIPLDELYKICEIAREMTLDDPYMVGRIIARPFIGKPGAFERTSNRHDYALKPFGRTTMNSLQDAKFDVIALGKISDIYDGEGVTKSVRTKDNDDGMTKIVESMDEDFTGISFLNLVDFDAKYGHRRDPEGYAQALEDYDKRLPEVLDKLKEDDLLIITADHGNDPVAPGTDHTREYVPLIAYHTGADQGEELELRNTFADIAATIADNFGIEMPEHGTSFLQALKKGK from the coding sequence TTGGATTTTAAACGCGTATTTCTTATAGTAATGGATTCTGTCGGCATCGGGGAAGCACCGGATGCGGAAGCTTTCGGTGATAAAGGAGCGGATACGCTCGGCCACATCGCTTCTCACCGCGGCGGATTGCAAATGCCGAATATGGCAGCACTTGGTCTTGGCAACATTCGAGAAGTAGAAGGTATACAAGCTGCCAAACAGCCAAAAGCTTTCTATACAAAAATGCAGGAAGCATCAAATGGCAAGGATACAATGACTGGACACTGGGAAATCATGGGCCTTCGTATAGATCAGCCTTTCCGCACGTTCCCGGATGGTTTTCCAGATGCGCTGCTTGATGAACTGAAGCAGCGGACTGGTCGCGGTATCATCGGAAATAAACCAGCTTCCGGTACGGAGATATTGGATGAGCTCGGTGAACAGCATATGGAAACGGGCGATATGATTGTATATACGTCTGCTGATTCCGTTTTGCAAATCGCTGCCCATGAAGATATCATCCCGCTAGATGAGCTGTACAAAATCTGTGAGATCGCTCGTGAAATGACATTGGATGATCCCTATATGGTAGGACGTATCATCGCTCGTCCATTCATCGGTAAACCAGGCGCTTTTGAACGTACTTCGAACCGCCATGATTATGCTTTGAAGCCTTTTGGCAGAACGACGATGAATAGTTTGCAGGATGCGAAATTCGATGTCATTGCATTAGGAAAGATTTCCGATATTTACGATGGCGAAGGCGTGACAAAGTCCGTCCGTACAAAGGACAATGATGATGGTATGACGAAGATTGTCGAAAGTATGGATGAAGACTTTACAGGCATCAGCTTCCTGAACCTGGTCGATTTCGATGCAAAATACGGTCATCGCCGCGACCCGGAGGGCTACGCACAGGCGCTTGAGGATTATGATAAACGGCTTCCGGAAGTACTTGATAAACTGAAAGAAGACGATTTGCTTATTATTACAGCTGATCATGGTAATGACCCTGTTGCCCCTGGGACAGACCACACACGGGAATATGTGCCATTGATTGCTTACCACACTGGAGCGGATCAAGGTGAGGAATTGGAACTGCGCAATACATTTGCAGATATCGCTGCAACGATAGCAGATAATTTCGGTATCGAAATGCCAGAGCACGGAACAAGCTTTTTACAAGCATTGAAAAAGGGGAAATGA
- the xerD gene encoding site-specific tyrosine recombinase XerD — translation MQEALDDFIHYLQIERGLSENTLQSYARDLRTYARYLQENEVKEWAQVTRAKLTAYLRWLHDEGKSAATIARTLSSIRLFHQFMLREYGLKEDPSIHIDTPKKERKLPKILSSDEVDKLLTCPGTDILTIRNRAMLETLYATGLRVSELLALELDDLHLEMGFVRCFGKGSKERIVPLGDMAKARLEDYLNRSRKMLLKSKASDILFVNHHGNPLSRQGFWKVLKQIAREAGIQKEITPHTLRHSFATHLLENGADLRAVQEMLGHADISTTQIYTHVTKTRLKDIYKTHHPRA, via the coding sequence ATGCAAGAAGCGCTGGATGATTTTATCCATTATCTGCAGATCGAACGGGGTCTTTCGGAGAATACACTGCAATCCTACGCCCGAGATCTGCGTACATATGCAAGATATCTCCAGGAAAATGAAGTGAAAGAGTGGGCACAAGTGACTCGTGCCAAGCTGACTGCTTATTTGCGCTGGCTGCATGATGAGGGGAAATCAGCTGCGACGATAGCACGTACATTATCCAGCATTCGACTCTTCCATCAATTTATGCTGCGCGAATACGGACTGAAGGAAGATCCGAGCATACATATCGATACACCGAAGAAAGAACGGAAGCTGCCGAAGATACTTTCTTCCGATGAAGTAGACAAGCTGCTCACATGTCCAGGAACAGATATATTGACGATCCGGAATCGTGCGATGCTGGAAACACTTTACGCAACAGGTCTGCGGGTTTCAGAGCTATTGGCATTGGAACTGGATGATCTTCATCTGGAAATGGGCTTTGTCCGCTGTTTCGGGAAAGGATCAAAGGAACGGATCGTCCCGCTTGGGGATATGGCCAAGGCGAGACTGGAAGACTATTTAAACCGGTCCCGTAAAATGCTGCTGAAGTCCAAAGCAAGCGACATCTTGTTTGTGAATCATCATGGAAACCCATTATCGCGACAAGGATTTTGGAAAGTATTGAAACAGATAGCCCGGGAAGCTGGGATACAGAAAGAAATCACCCCTCACACACTGCGCCATTCATTTGCGACGCATCTGTTGGAGAATGGGGCTGATTTGCGTGCTGTTCAAGAAATGCTCGGTCACGCAGATATCAGTACGACACAGATTTACACGCATGTGACAAAAACAAGACTGAAGGATATTTACAAAACACATCATCCTCGGGCTTGA
- a CDS encoding DUF4227 family protein translates to MKRFVFDTCKLLLVFVACSAFFYFGLRFIHSEYESYHRYDPPEGNAVKVAAMEQESLVDRMTLFFRLGE, encoded by the coding sequence ATGAAGCGGTTCGTCTTCGACACTTGTAAGCTTCTGCTCGTATTTGTAGCCTGCTCCGCATTCTTCTATTTTGGATTGCGATTCATCCATAGTGAATACGAGAGCTATCACCGTTATGACCCTCCAGAGGGTAATGCAGTGAAAGTAGCAGCAATGGAGCAGGAAAGTCTAGTGGATAGGATGACGTTATTTTTCCGGTTAGGAGAGTAG
- a CDS encoding Fur family transcriptional regulator: protein MEHRIERIKKQLHAQSYKLTPQREATVRVLLEREEDHLSAEDVYLLVKEKAPEIGLATVYRTLELLSELKIVDKINFGDGVSRYDLRKEGATHFHHHLVCMECGSVEEIDEDLLEDVEKIVQSDWGFKVKDHRLTFHGICRVCQASEKEEELEAAAVQVNRTS from the coding sequence TTGGAACACCGCATTGAACGCATAAAGAAGCAATTACATGCGCAGAGCTACAAGCTGACACCGCAGCGGGAAGCGACGGTACGTGTGCTGCTGGAGCGAGAAGAGGACCATTTAAGCGCTGAAGACGTCTACCTCCTCGTAAAGGAAAAGGCACCGGAAATCGGTTTGGCTACTGTATACCGTACACTGGAATTATTATCAGAATTGAAAATTGTTGATAAAATAAACTTCGGGGACGGCGTTTCCCGCTATGACCTTCGCAAAGAAGGGGCAACGCACTTCCATCACCACCTTGTCTGTATGGAATGCGGATCCGTTGAGGAGATTGATGAAGACTTGCTGGAGGACGTAGAGAAGATTGTCCAGAGTGATTGGGGATTCAAAGTAAAAGATCACCGGCTTACATTCCACGGTATCTGCCGCGTCTGTCAGGCTAGTGAGAAGGAAGAAGAGCTCGAAGCAGCCGCTGTGCAAGTGAATCGAACATCATAA